Below is a window of Bifidobacterium asteroides DNA.
TACACCCTCGCTCTTAATCTTGCCGGCGCGGACATCCGCCATGAGCTGGGTGTCTGATCTGACTGCGTGAACTCCTGGGACTTTTGCCAGCTCCTCGGTTTTGAAGTCCTTCACTCTCTTCTGATCGGGATGGCTGCCCTCCGCGGGGATGATGGCGTAGTTGGCCTGGGCAGCATCGGATGAGACCATCCGCCGCATGGAAACGTCCATGGTGTTGCCGAAGAGGAAGGTCATGGCAATAAACAGTGTTCCGACGACAATGGCGATGCCCGCGGGAACCATCATGCCCAGGTCATGCCGCATCATTTTTCTGGCGACGAACCACATGAGCATTCCCCTCAGCGATGAGCAGCTGAGCCAGCTGTAGCTGCGGAGGCCATGACTTCCTCGGAGAGCAGGGAGTTCATGGAATCCACAGTGGGTCTGTCCTGGTCTGCCACGATCCGCCCATCCGCAAATACCAGGGCACGGTCGGCAAATGAGGCCGCAAAGACATCATGAGTGACCATGATGATGGTCTGCCCCAGCTCGCGGACCGAATCCCGCAGGAAGCTGAGCACTTCGGTCGATGAGGCCGTGTCCAGGTTTCCCGTAGGCTCGTCCGCAAAGACGATTGAAGGCTTGGTGATGAGGGCCCTGGCGATGGCCACACGCTGCTGCTGACCGCCCGAAAGCTCGCTGGGCCGGTGGCTCAGCCTGTCCTCCAGGCCCAGGGTCTTGGCCAAAACCTCCAGCCAGGCTGTGTCTGGCTTGGCACCATCCAGAATCAGAGGCATGAGGATATTCTGCTTGGCCGTAAACATGGGCAGGAGGTTGAAGCTCTGGAAAATGAAGCCCAGGCTCTGGCGCCTCAAGAGGGTCAGCTGATTGTCATTGAGCTTGGTCAGGTCGACCACGCCCCTCCGCCCTCCTTGACGGTGGGCCCGCCTGCCCTTCACCCCGACGGCATCGGTCCCGTTCAGGTAGACATGTCCGGAGGTGACGGTGTCCAAGCCGGCCAAGGTATGCATGAGGGTGGACTTGCCCGACCCGGAGGGACCCATGATGACCGTAAACCTGCCCCGTTCGAATTCGACATCCACACCCCGCAGGGCATGGACCAGGTTCTCCCCACTCCCATAGTCCTTGGTCAGTCCCCGGGCCTTGATGGCCACCTGGGCAATCTGTCTCGGTTTCCCCGCACCGGACGAAGAATCGGAAGACGACCTCGTCTTTGCTCCATGTTTCATGCCCCCATCTTACCCACCGCAATATTTCCGCCTGACGGGTCAGGTGCTGTCTGCGACTGGAAAGGGGTGACGAGAGGACATATACAAAGGTGCCCGTCGAAACGTAATGAGGTTTCGACAGGCACCCTGTGCTTCTTCGCCTTATTGGTTATATATCACGCATATACGGGACCAGGAAGGAAGTATGATTGCCGGCTACTTGGCCAGACCGGACTCCTTCAATGCCTGGAAGGCACCCTTGAGGTCATCCAGAATGTCCTCGATGTTCTCCGTGCCGATGGAGAGCCTGATCGTACCTGGATGGATGGCCTGATCCTCCAGCTCCTCCGGCGTCTCCTGGGAGTGGGTGGTCGATGCCGGATGGATGGCCAGGGACTTCACATCAGCCACATTGGCCAGGAGGGAGAAGAGATGCAGGTTGTTGATGAAGACCCTGGCCGCATCCTTGCCGCCCTTCAGATCGAAGGTGAAGATGGAGCCGGCGCCGTTGGGGAAGTAGCGCTTGTAGAGTTCGTGGTCGGGGCGGCCCTCGATGGCCGGATGGCTGACCGACTCCACCTCCGGCACGGTCTGCAGGTAGTCCACCACCTTCAGGGCGTTCTCGACATGACGCTCAACCCTCAGCGAGAGCGTCTCGGTCCCCTGCAGGAGGAGGAAGGCTGCAAAGGGCGAGATGACGGCACCGGTGTCACGCAGGAGGATGGCGCGGATACGGGTGACGAAGGCCGCAGCCCCCAGATCCTGGTAGAAGCGCAGACCATGGTAGCTGGGGTCGGGTTCGGTCAAGGTGGGGAACTTGCCGGGCACTGCCGCCCAGTCGAACTTGCCGCCTTCCACGACGACCCCGCCCAAGGTGGTGCCATGGCCGCCGATGAACTTGGTGGCCGATTCCACGACAATGTCAGCACCGTGCTCCAGCGGACGGAACAGGTAAGGAGTGGCGAAGGTGTTGTCGACGATCACCGGCAGGTTGTGGTCATGGGCGATCTTGGAGATGGCCTCGAAGTCGGGCAGGTCCGCATTGGGGTTGCCGAAGGTCTCGAAGAAGACCAGCTTGGTGTTCTCCTGGATGGCCGCCTCGAAGTTGGACGGATCCGAAGGATCCACGAAGGTGGTCTCGACACCATCACGGGGCAGGGTGTGCTTGAGGAGGTTGAAGGTTCCTCCGTAGATGTTCTTGGATGACACGATATGGTCCCCGGTCTGGGTGATGTTCCGGAAGGCATACTCCACGGCTGCGGCTCCCGAGGCCACGGCCAAACCGGCGGTGCCGTTCTCCAGGGCGGCGATCCTGTCCTCGAAAACCCCCTGGGTGGAGTTGGTCAGACGTCCGTAGATGTTGCCAGGGTCCTTCAAGGCGAACCGGGCCTCGGCGTGGTCGAAGTCGTGGAAGACGTAGCTGGTGGTGGCGTAGATGGGCACGGCCCGGGAATCAGTGGCGGGGTCTGCCTGCTCCTGACCCACGTGGAGCTGAAGCGTCTCGAAATGGTACTTGTGCGGGTTCTGGTCGGTCATGTCGATTCCTATCTGTTGGTGACGTGCGTCCTCTTCCAAGTTCTTGAATGTGACCATAAGCGGCACAAGCCCCTCTGTTCAAGCCAGAATGGACTTTTCGGTATCGTCCTTTTTTATAACAGCTTCCAGAAGGTTGGAAGCAGGCCTTTTCCGTCTCGACATTGCACACGCGGAGGTACCCGTTTAACCCCTTCGCTGTAGAGTCGGGTAAGCAACGGAGAAGGCTCCGCTGCGAACAGCCTCAGCAGGCATGAAGGAGTTCAAAAGATGGCCGGACAGACGGACGATCAGAACAGGCTCTACCAGCGCGACAGCAAGTACATCCCCCGAGTCGCCGCTGTGCATGACATGTGCGGGTATGGCAAGTGCTCGCTGACGGCCGCCATCCCCATCCTTTCGGCTACCGGATGCGACGTTTGCCCGGTGCCCACGGCCCTGTTCAGCGCACACACCATGTTCAAGGAATACACCTTCCACGACACCACCGAGATGCTGCCGGGATACCTGGATGCCTGGCAGAAGGAGGGCGTCGAGCTGGACGGGATCTACAGCGGGTTCCTGGGCAGCGCCGAACAGGTCGACATCATTCAGCGCATGTATCGGGAATACCCCAAGGCCCTGCGGCTGGTCGACCCGGTCATGGGCGACGGCGGATCCATGTACCCCACCTACACCGAGGAGATGTGCCGGGCCGTGACCAACCTGGTCGATGGCGCCGACCTGCTCATGCCCAACCTGACCGAGGTCAGTCTGCTGACCGGCATCGACTACGAAGGCCAGGACCTCGACGACGCCCAGGTTGGCCAGCGTCTGGGCCGCCTGCTGGACATGGGCGCGAAAAACGTCATCATCAAAGGCATCGACCGGAAGGACGGCAAGCTGCGCAACTTCGTGGCCTCGGCAGATCATGGTGGAGTCGGCGAGCGCACCGAGCTGGTCCACGACAAGCTGCCCTTCATGATCCACGGAACCGGCGATGCCTTTGCATCCAGCCTCTGCGGGGCGCTCTTTGCGGGGCGAGGCCTGGCCGATGCCGCCCGGATCGCCGGCGAATTCGTCCGCTCCGCCATGCAGCACACACGCAATCAGCCCGACTATCAGCAGCGCGGGGTCAGCTTCGAGCTGGATCTGGGGCAGATGACCGCCCTGATGCAGGGGCAGTGAGCCCAAGGCCGGTGAAAGCGGTCTAGGAGTCAGGGAATTTGTCAAGAGGGGAGGACCAAGGTGGATGAGTGGAACCCAAACCACCTCAATGGCCGCATTCTTGCCGATCGGATACGCGTCTACAAGGTGATAAATCCGTCATAGAGCTATGCGGACCCAGCAGACCGGAGGGCGTTGCCAGCGAATTCGCCGGCGGTACCTTCCGGTCTCTGTTATCTCGTTGTTTCTGGTTCATTTAGCTGCTTGCTGTCTTGCTCCCCTTCGCTTATTTGCTTTACTTGGTGCCACTCGTTTCTGTTTCCTTGGTTTCTGTTTCCTTGGGTCAGCTTTGCTTGGTTTCCGTTTTCTTTCGTTTCTGTTTCAGCCCTTCTTGCCTCAGCCGCCTCTGCCTGATGCAGAGATGAGTGCAATCGATACAGCGTCAGCATCGTCAATCCACCCGTTCATCCACTTTCGTGCGTGCGCAGGTTCATTCGACCACATGCCTGGTTCGACTGGTCGCCGACTTCCTTCCAGTGGTCTCCTAGAAACATGGACACACAAGCACTGACTAGACCAACCAATCTCCGCACTGTTCTCAACGATAAGGATGACAGAACCGATGCCGACGCTATGTTCGCAGACCCATCGGTCACACAGCCCATAATCGCTCTCCCCGATTCCACAAGGTCCACCGACAATCCAGAAACCACGCGACCTTGGAGAACAAGGTTGGGCACAAGCAACGATGAGTCCATTGACACGAAGCTGGCAGATATTGAACGACAGATCAGAGTCAGTGGCATAAACAGCCGAGAGCTGGGACGATTGGGCGAAGATTACGCCTGCCAGTGGCTGCGAGAACGAAACTGGAGAATCCTGGCCCGGAATTGGAGAAGCAGGTTCGGCGAGCTGGACATCATCGCCCTGGATCCCGAGGCGACTTTGGTCTTCGTAGAGGTCAAGACCAGGCGCACCGGTCGGTTCGGATTCCCAGAACAGGCTGTCGGCCCGCGCAAGCAGACCCACCTGCGGCGCGCAGCAGTCCAATGGCTGATCAGCCACGACAGAGATCCCGGTGCACGACATCGCGGCACCCGTTTCGATGTCATCAGTCTGTCAGTCAAGTCCGACCCTGGCAGCAGCATGCATTCCGAGGGCGCTTATCCCCTGGCTTCCTATCAGACTTCCAGCAAGGCCGTCAGTAGTTCCAACCGTTCGGGCAGGGGCGGATGGAATCCGGGATCGGTCTTCCTCAGACACACCAGGGAGGCCTTCTGATGCGTCTTGGATCCGCTGAGTCCGTGGGACTGATGGGCCTCAAGGCCTTTCTCATCCACGTGCAGTCCTTCATCTCCCCAGGGCTGCCCTACTTCTCCATCATCGGTCTGCCGGATGCCTCCTTGTCGGAGTCACGGGAACGGGTCAAATCCGCCTGCTCGGCCTGCGGATTCCGGTGGCCGCAAACCAGGGTCACCGTCAACATGTCCCCTGCTTCAAAACCCAAACATGGCTCCTCGCATGATCTGGCCATAGCGACCAGCGTTCTGGAAGCTGGAGGAGCACTGCCGACGGAAGGCCTGGAGCATACGGTCATCCTGGGCGAGCTCAACCTGGACGGCACGATTCTACCCATCAACGGTCTGCTGCCCATTCTGACCCAGGCCAGAGCTCAGGGAATCACTCGAGCTTTCGTCCCGGCAGACAACCTTGCCGAGGCCCGTCTGGTTCCCGATATCGAGGTCGTGGGACTGCGCCACCTGGGCCAGCTCATCCAAGCCTTGGGCGGGCGAAGCAGAGTCGCCATCCCCGAAGCAGACACTCGCCAGACTTCTGACAAGCCGGCCACCATAGTGCGTGCACATCCCAGAACCGGCCAGCATGAAGACAACTCCCCCGCCAATGTCGATCCAACTCCACCCAAGCCGGACATGGCTGACGTGATCGGCCAGGAGGAGACCAAGTGGGCGATGATGGTGGCTGCAGCCGGCGGCCATCACATGCTCATGGTCGGTCCCCCGGGAGCCGGCAAGAGTATGCTTGCGGAACGGCTTCCCAGCATCATGCCCGCCCTGGATGCTGTCCAACAGCTGGAGGTGGCTTCCATCCGATCCCTGTGTGGCACGCTGAGCCAGTATGGGATCACCGATGTGCCGCCTTTCGAGGCTCCTCATCATACGATCTCCATGGCGGCCATGGTCGGGGGCGGCGCAGGACTGGCCACGCCTGGCGCCATCACCCGTGCCCATCGCGGAGTCCTCTTCATGGATGAAGCCCCGGAATTCTCACCAAGGGTGATCCAATCCCTGCGCGAGCCCCTGGAGATCGGGCGAATCTTCCTGTCCCGCGCCAAGGGCAGCACCACCTTCCCGGCTCGTTTCCAACTGGTCATGGCTGCCAACCCATGCCCCTGTGGATACGGATACGGCACAGGCGAGCGCTGCACCTGCACGCCCCGCGAGCGCCTCCGCTACTGGAACAGGCTGTCAGGACCCATCATGGACCGCATCGACATCCAGACCACAGTCCCCCCGGTGACCGACCCGGGATTCGACGACCACCGTCCACGCCAGCACAGCGCCCAGATCCGCAAGCGTGTGACCCGCGCCCGTCAGACAGCAAAAGAACGCTTCCGCAAGCAGGGCTGGACCTGCAATGCCCAGATCAGCGGCGAATGGCTGCGCCAGAACACATCAGCCAAGGCACGTTCGGTTGTGGACCAGGCCCTGCGCAAACAACGGATCAGTCTGCGAGGAGCCGACCGAACCATGCGCCTGGCATGGACTCTGGCGGACCTGGATGGACGGACCAGCCCCGATGCCGACGATGTGACCACCGGCATCCTGCTCAGAACGAGGGCTGTCTGAGATGTCCCGACCCTTGATGAAGACCATACCCGACAACCAACCGCGACCAATGACCACGGTTGAAAGCGACTGGCTTGCCAGAGCTGTCCTGACCATGGCTGCAGATGGCCCCGATGCCTTCATGATTGCCTGCCTGCTGGGCTCGGACCAGGCGGCCGACCTGTGCCGAAACCTGATCGAGTTGGGAGCGCCGAACCAGTCGGATGGCAACGACCCTCATGAAGCAGCACGCTCCAAACTGGACGAACGCTTTCTTAAGGGGACGGCTCGGTGGGGACGGCAAACGAGCCCTGAAGACCTCACCCGGTTCCACAAGACCAGCGACACCTGGCGAAGACGCCTGACTCCCTTGCTGGCCATGGACTCTGGCCAAGTACGGACCATGATGACTGGTGGAGGCCAATTCTGGGTGATGACCCCAGGCGACCCCTGCTGGCCAGGTCAGGTGGACGACCTGGCACGCCGCTCCGACTGGGCCCCTCCCCTCTGTCTGTGGGGACGAGGCAATCCTGAAGCATTGATCTGCTGTGACCACCCCTTGGCCGTTGTCGGATCCAGAGCCTGTGACGAGTATGGCCGGTCCATCGCCCATCAAATAGCCAGACAGGCTGCCGGCCAAGGCCACCTGCTCGTCTCCGGCGGGGCCATGGGCACGGATGCCGCCGCCCACTGGGGAGCCTTGGCCGCTGGCGGCGGACGCACGGTCGCCGTTTTTGCTGGAGGCCTGCTGCATATGGGTCCCAAACGCAACAGCCGTCTGTTCGAGAACATCGAGGCAGATGGCGGCGCGCTGATCAGTGAACTGCCGCCTGGCACCATCCCTGAGGCGCGTCGGTTCCTGCTGCGTAACCGAATCATCGCCGCCCTGGCCTCCGACATCGTGGTGGCACAGGCCCGTCACCGATCCGGCGCCCTGAACACCGCCAACTGGGGTGTGGAATTGGGCCGTCGCGTGCTGGCTGCCCCCGGCAGAATCGACCAGCCGGAAAACACCGGCTGCAACCGCCTCATCCATGAGGGCAAGGCGGAGTTGCTCCTGTCGGCATCCGACATCCAAGACATCTGCCATCCCGCCCATGCACCTATCCACCCTGGAAGGTCTGTTCAACAAGGAACCAGCGGCTTAGTCAAAACCACCGAAGATCATGAGCATCAAGGAAGTATGCAGCCCACGCAGCGCATAAGACCGCTTGACTCCGATCATCCGATCCAAACCACTCACGGCAATCAGCCGCTCCAGATCACACTCAAACAATCCGGCACTAATGGAGGTAGGCTTCCGACCCACTCTCAGCACAAAGAGCATCCTTCAACCCCGCCATCGAATCCAGGTAGGGACTGTGAATGTGAAAAAACTGACGACTTGCCTTTAACCAAGGAAGAGGCAACCGTGCTGGCGGCTATCCGT
It encodes the following:
- a CDS encoding ABC transporter ATP-binding protein, which codes for MKHGAKTRSSSDSSSGAGKPRQIAQVAIKARGLTKDYGSGENLVHALRGVDVEFERGRFTVIMGPSGSGKSTLMHTLAGLDTVTSGHVYLNGTDAVGVKGRRAHRQGGRRGVVDLTKLNDNQLTLLRRQSLGFIFQSFNLLPMFTAKQNILMPLILDGAKPDTAWLEVLAKTLGLEDRLSHRPSELSGGQQQRVAIARALITKPSIVFADEPTGNLDTASSTEVLSFLRDSVRELGQTIIMVTHDVFAASFADRALVFADGRIVADQDRPTVDSMNSLLSEEVMASAATAGSAAHR
- a CDS encoding O-acetylhomoserine aminocarboxypropyltransferase/cysteine synthase family protein, whose translation is MTDQNPHKYHFETLQLHVGQEQADPATDSRAVPIYATTSYVFHDFDHAEARFALKDPGNIYGRLTNSTQGVFEDRIAALENGTAGLAVASGAAAVEYAFRNITQTGDHIVSSKNIYGGTFNLLKHTLPRDGVETTFVDPSDPSNFEAAIQENTKLVFFETFGNPNADLPDFEAISKIAHDHNLPVIVDNTFATPYLFRPLEHGADIVVESATKFIGGHGTTLGGVVVEGGKFDWAAVPGKFPTLTEPDPSYHGLRFYQDLGAAAFVTRIRAILLRDTGAVISPFAAFLLLQGTETLSLRVERHVENALKVVDYLQTVPEVESVSHPAIEGRPDHELYKRYFPNGAGSIFTFDLKGGKDAARVFINNLHLFSLLANVADVKSLAIHPASTTHSQETPEELEDQAIHPGTIRLSIGTENIEDILDDLKGAFQALKESGLAK
- a CDS encoding pyridoxamine kinase; this translates as MAGQTDDQNRLYQRDSKYIPRVAAVHDMCGYGKCSLTAAIPILSATGCDVCPVPTALFSAHTMFKEYTFHDTTEMLPGYLDAWQKEGVELDGIYSGFLGSAEQVDIIQRMYREYPKALRLVDPVMGDGGSMYPTYTEEMCRAVTNLVDGADLLMPNLTEVSLLTGIDYEGQDLDDAQVGQRLGRLLDMGAKNVIIKGIDRKDGKLRNFVASADHGGVGERTELVHDKLPFMIHGTGDAFASSLCGALFAGRGLADAARIAGEFVRSAMQHTRNQPDYQQRGVSFELDLGQMTALMQGQ
- a CDS encoding YraN family protein; translation: MDTQALTRPTNLRTVLNDKDDRTDADAMFADPSVTQPIIALPDSTRSTDNPETTRPWRTRLGTSNDESIDTKLADIERQIRVSGINSRELGRLGEDYACQWLRERNWRILARNWRSRFGELDIIALDPEATLVFVEVKTRRTGRFGFPEQAVGPRKQTHLRRAAVQWLISHDRDPGARHRGTRFDVISLSVKSDPGSSMHSEGAYPLASYQTSSKAVSSSNRSGRGGWNPGSVFLRHTREAF
- a CDS encoding YifB family Mg chelatase-like AAA ATPase; this translates as MRLGSAESVGLMGLKAFLIHVQSFISPGLPYFSIIGLPDASLSESRERVKSACSACGFRWPQTRVTVNMSPASKPKHGSSHDLAIATSVLEAGGALPTEGLEHTVILGELNLDGTILPINGLLPILTQARAQGITRAFVPADNLAEARLVPDIEVVGLRHLGQLIQALGGRSRVAIPEADTRQTSDKPATIVRAHPRTGQHEDNSPANVDPTPPKPDMADVIGQEETKWAMMVAAAGGHHMLMVGPPGAGKSMLAERLPSIMPALDAVQQLEVASIRSLCGTLSQYGITDVPPFEAPHHTISMAAMVGGGAGLATPGAITRAHRGVLFMDEAPEFSPRVIQSLREPLEIGRIFLSRAKGSTTFPARFQLVMAANPCPCGYGYGTGERCTCTPRERLRYWNRLSGPIMDRIDIQTTVPPVTDPGFDDHRPRQHSAQIRKRVTRARQTAKERFRKQGWTCNAQISGEWLRQNTSAKARSVVDQALRKQRISLRGADRTMRLAWTLADLDGRTSPDADDVTTGILLRTRAV
- a CDS encoding DNA-processing protein DprA; protein product: MTTVESDWLARAVLTMAADGPDAFMIACLLGSDQAADLCRNLIELGAPNQSDGNDPHEAARSKLDERFLKGTARWGRQTSPEDLTRFHKTSDTWRRRLTPLLAMDSGQVRTMMTGGGQFWVMTPGDPCWPGQVDDLARRSDWAPPLCLWGRGNPEALICCDHPLAVVGSRACDEYGRSIAHQIARQAAGQGHLLVSGGAMGTDAAAHWGALAAGGGRTVAVFAGGLLHMGPKRNSRLFENIEADGGALISELPPGTIPEARRFLLRNRIIAALASDIVVAQARHRSGALNTANWGVELGRRVLAAPGRIDQPENTGCNRLIHEGKAELLLSASDIQDICHPAHAPIHPGRSVQQGTSGLVKTTEDHEHQGSMQPTQRIRPLDSDHPIQTTHGNQPLQITLKQSGTNGGRLPTHSQHKEHPSTPPSNPGRDCECEKTDDLPLTKEEATVLAAIRTCQCRGGPPMMGQLRAELANQGHELSVRHLMQLLGSLEICGLISLQNGCVVAEDQKNQAFQRQRSKSTTQPSAPADSSLRGGTK